One region of Brevinematales bacterium genomic DNA includes:
- the ileS gene encoding isoleucine--tRNA ligase, which produces MDYKNTLNLPSTSFQMKANLPQREPDFVKFWKDNKIYEKALQLKEKNKKYILHDGPPYANGHIHIGHALNKILKDIIVKHKLLEGYHSPFVPGWDCHGLPIELQVTKSLGPKAKETSPTEIRKLSREYAQKYINIQREEFIRLGVFGLWDKPYLTMSKEYEFNIAKLLVELYDKGVIYKGQKPIHWCFDCKTALAEAEIEYYEKISPSIYVKFPVKNNDIVNGNLFVLIWTTTPWTLPGNTAVAFSEELDYVVASFDNKEFYILSKALLDEVGDKVGNNLNFVKDISIQDIKKLVVWHPFENRESKIVFGEHVSADTGTGIVHTAPGHGTEDYEVGVKYNLQVLSPVDDDGKFTDEVIKWKGLQVFEANKHIIQYLKETGMLLHTEEYKHQYPHCWRCKNPVIFRTKPQWFFNVNEKTLKESAIKGINNVKWIPSWGKNRIEAMVRNRTDWCLSRQRAWGVPIPAITCKKCGKTHLGGYWGKHILSIFEKEGVDIWFEKPTEELTKDFKCDCGSSEFDKEMDIVDVWFDSGVSSFCVLDTREELSSPADLYLEGSDQHRGWFQSSLWPSVAIRGIPPYRNVLTHGFVLDETGRAMHKSLGNVVSPEEVIKKYGADVLRLWVVSEDYTEDLRIGDHILEKVVDAYRKVRNTFRYMLANLYDFSTNDIIPYQKLTSIDKWILDKLYNLSKEIKHHYDNFEFNKVYRKIYDFCNVDLSATYFDILKDRLYTGKKDGLKRRSSQTTIYYILSYLVKAVAPILSFTAEDIWQNFFKDRASEISVFLTEYDKIPEEWNNPQIRDKFNMIMEVREVTLKALETARREGLINSSLESKLIINTTKKEIESVLNENKDDLWEFFIVSQVELSSSNCSNLGYEENGIIVSVVKAEGQKCERCWIYSPTVGKNPEHLTICSKCIEAISSVESQKI; this is translated from the coding sequence ATGGACTACAAAAACACTTTAAATTTACCCTCTACTAGTTTTCAGATGAAGGCAAATTTGCCACAAAGAGAACCTGATTTCGTAAAATTTTGGAAAGACAACAAAATATATGAGAAAGCATTACAGCTAAAAGAAAAGAATAAAAAATATATTCTGCACGATGGTCCACCATATGCTAACGGACATATTCACATAGGTCATGCGCTAAACAAAATACTTAAAGATATAATAGTAAAACATAAACTACTTGAAGGTTATCACTCACCTTTTGTACCAGGGTGGGATTGTCATGGATTACCAATAGAATTACAAGTTACAAAATCTCTCGGACCCAAAGCTAAAGAAACTTCACCCACTGAAATAAGGAAATTGAGTAGAGAATACGCTCAAAAGTACATAAATATCCAAAGAGAAGAATTCATAAGATTAGGAGTTTTTGGATTGTGGGATAAACCTTACCTAACAATGTCAAAAGAATATGAATTCAATATTGCTAAACTACTTGTTGAATTATATGACAAAGGAGTAATATACAAAGGACAAAAACCAATTCATTGGTGCTTTGATTGTAAAACAGCATTAGCTGAAGCAGAAATCGAATACTACGAAAAAATCTCTCCTTCAATATATGTCAAATTTCCTGTAAAAAACAACGACATTGTCAATGGTAATCTTTTCGTCCTAATATGGACAACCACTCCTTGGACACTACCAGGTAATACAGCAGTTGCATTCAGCGAGGAACTTGATTATGTAGTAGCTTCTTTTGACAATAAAGAATTTTATATACTCTCCAAAGCATTACTTGACGAAGTCGGTGATAAAGTAGGAAATAACTTGAACTTCGTGAAAGATATATCAATACAAGACATAAAGAAACTTGTTGTATGGCATCCTTTTGAAAATAGAGAATCAAAAATAGTATTTGGAGAACATGTTTCAGCAGATACTGGAACTGGTATAGTCCATACTGCACCAGGACACGGTACGGAAGACTACGAAGTTGGAGTTAAATACAACTTACAAGTGCTATCTCCAGTTGACGATGACGGTAAATTTACTGATGAGGTAATAAAATGGAAAGGATTACAAGTATTTGAAGCTAATAAACACATAATCCAATATCTCAAAGAAACAGGAATGCTATTACACACAGAAGAATACAAGCATCAATATCCTCATTGTTGGAGATGCAAAAATCCTGTTATATTCAGGACTAAGCCTCAATGGTTTTTCAACGTAAATGAAAAAACATTGAAAGAAAGTGCCATAAAAGGAATAAATAATGTGAAATGGATTCCTTCTTGGGGCAAGAACAGAATAGAAGCAATGGTCAGGAATAGAACAGATTGGTGTTTATCTAGACAGAGAGCTTGGGGAGTACCAATACCTGCCATAACTTGCAAAAAGTGTGGGAAAACTCACTTAGGAGGATATTGGGGTAAACACATTCTTTCAATTTTTGAAAAAGAAGGAGTAGATATTTGGTTTGAAAAACCAACGGAAGAACTTACCAAAGATTTTAAATGCGATTGTGGTAGCAGTGAGTTTGATAAAGAAATGGATATAGTTGATGTGTGGTTTGATTCTGGAGTAAGTAGTTTCTGCGTACTAGATACAAGAGAAGAATTATCTTCACCAGCTGATTTATATCTAGAAGGTTCCGATCAGCACAGAGGGTGGTTTCAATCATCATTATGGCCATCAGTAGCAATAAGGGGAATACCCCCTTACCGCAATGTCTTAACTCATGGTTTTGTACTAGATGAAACAGGTAGAGCAATGCATAAATCATTAGGTAATGTAGTTTCACCAGAGGAAGTTATCAAAAAGTATGGAGCAGATGTACTTAGACTTTGGGTTGTATCTGAGGATTACACAGAAGATCTACGAATAGGAGATCATATACTAGAAAAAGTAGTCGATGCATATAGAAAGGTAAGAAATACCTTCAGATATATGTTAGCAAACTTATATGACTTCTCAACCAACGATATAATACCCTATCAAAAACTTACATCTATTGATAAATGGATCTTGGATAAACTGTACAATTTATCAAAAGAAATAAAACATCACTACGATAATTTCGAGTTTAACAAAGTTTACAGAAAAATATACGACTTCTGTAATGTTGACCTAAGTGCAACTTATTTTGACATCCTAAAGGATAGACTTTACACCGGTAAGAAAGATGGTCTCAAAAGAAGAAGCTCTCAAACAACAATATACTATATTCTTTCTTATCTCGTAAAAGCAGTAGCACCTATATTATCGTTTACCGCCGAAGATATATGGCAAAATTTCTTTAAAGATAGAGCTAGTGAAATTTCTGTCTTCTTAACCGAATATGATAAAATACCAGAAGAGTGGAATAATCCTCAAATAAGAGATAAGTTTAACATGATAATGGAAGTAAGAGAAGTAACATTAAAAGCACTTGAAACCGCAAGAAGAGAAGGACTTATAAACTCATCTCTAGAATCCAAACTAATTATAAACACAACAAAAAAAGAAATAGAAAGTGTGTTAAATGAAAACAAAGATGATCTATGGGAGTTCTTCATTGTATCACAAGTTGAATTAAGCTCATCAAACTGCAGTAACTTAGGATACGAAGAAAATGGTATCATTGTATCAGTAGTCAAAGCAGAAGGTCAAAAGTGTGAAAGATGTTGGATCTATTCACCAACTGTAGGTAAAAACCCCGAACATTTAACAATATGCAGTAAGTGTATTGAAGCAATATCATCCGTCGAATCTCAAAAAATATAA
- the glf gene encoding UDP-galactopyranose mutase, with protein MFRYIVVGAGFAGSVIAERIANVLGQKVLVVDKRYHIGGNCYDDRDENGIIFHKYGPHLFHTPYQEVVNYLSEFGEFEEYQHKVLGYIDGKKVPIPFNFKSLEILFPSELSETIKKKLLSRYDLGQRVPILELMSSDDYYIRKFADFVYEKVFKNYTAKQWGKKPEEIDSSVTARVPVVVGYDDRYFSDKYQFVPINGYTSIFKKMLDHRNIKLMLNTSFSDIGSLRDGEIYIFGKKFKGILIYTGAIDELFKYEFGYLRYRSLKLDFVVVNREYFQEVSVVNYPNDYDFTRITEFKHIHRPRVRVNKSLILKEYPKEYDPREDIPYYPFLEDESKRAYEKYLEISRRYKNLVLVGRLAEYKYYDMDDIIKRALDVFESSILPRQLN; from the coding sequence ATGTTTAGATATATAGTAGTTGGAGCAGGTTTTGCGGGTAGTGTTATAGCTGAGAGAATAGCAAATGTATTGGGGCAAAAGGTTTTGGTAGTCGATAAAAGGTACCATATAGGTGGAAACTGTTATGACGATAGAGACGAAAATGGTATAATATTTCACAAATATGGACCACATCTTTTTCATACGCCATACCAAGAAGTTGTGAATTATCTTAGTGAGTTTGGTGAATTTGAGGAGTATCAGCATAAAGTTTTGGGATATATTGATGGGAAAAAAGTACCTATACCGTTCAATTTCAAATCTCTTGAAATTCTTTTTCCAAGTGAGCTATCGGAAACTATAAAAAAGAAGTTGCTTTCGAGGTATGATTTAGGGCAGAGAGTGCCAATACTTGAGCTTATGAGTAGTGATGATTATTATATTAGAAAATTTGCTGATTTTGTTTACGAAAAAGTTTTTAAAAACTATACTGCTAAGCAGTGGGGTAAAAAACCTGAAGAAATTGATTCGTCTGTTACAGCTAGAGTCCCTGTTGTGGTGGGTTATGATGATAGATATTTTTCAGATAAGTATCAATTTGTACCTATTAATGGTTATACAAGTATTTTCAAAAAAATGTTGGATCATCGTAACATAAAACTTATGCTGAATACTTCGTTTAGCGATATAGGTTCTTTAAGAGATGGTGAGATTTATATATTTGGTAAGAAGTTTAAAGGAATTTTGATTTATACTGGTGCTATTGATGAGTTGTTTAAATATGAATTTGGTTATTTGAGATATAGGAGTTTGAAATTGGACTTTGTGGTTGTTAATAGAGAATATTTTCAAGAAGTTAGTGTTGTAAATTATCCCAATGATTATGATTTTACTAGAATAACTGAGTTTAAACATATACATAGACCTAGAGTTAGAGTTAATAAAAGTTTGATACTTAAAGAGTATCCAAAGGAATATGATCCAAGAGAAGATATACCATATTATCCATTTTTGGAAGATGAGTCTAAGAGAGCCTATGAAAAATATCTAGAGATTTCTAGAAGATACAAAAATTTAGTTCTTGTTGGTAGGCTTGCAGAATACAAATATTACGATATGGATGATATCATCAAACGTGCCCTAGATGTTTTTGAAAGTTCTATTCTTCCTAGGCAATTGAATTGA
- the purS gene encoding phosphoribosylformylglycinamidine synthase subunit PurS, translating to MKYKVIVSLKDNVFDPQGSAILKVLHNLGYKDVENVRVGKVFFVETNSNENVIEKISSEVFTNPVIEKFSIEKVEE from the coding sequence ATGAAGTATAAAGTTATTGTTTCTTTGAAAGACAACGTCTTTGACCCCCAAGGAAGTGCAATACTTAAAGTTTTACACAATTTGGGATACAAAGATGTAGAAAATGTTAGAGTCGGTAAGGTATTTTTTGTCGAAACTAACTCAAATGAAAATGTAATAGAGAAAATATCTAGTGAAGTTTTCACAAATCCAGTAATTGAAAAGTTTTCAATAGAAAAAGTGGAGGAGTAA
- the purB gene encoding adenylosuccinate lyase, translating to MPFVHPLADRYASEEMIDIFSEETKYRTWRKFWIILAETQKELGLPITDEQISEMKRFENDVDISRAKEIEKDLNHDVMSHIEAYGEQAKKAKPIIHLGATSSEVTDNSEMYIILKALKIVRSKVVSVIKSLIDFGNKYKSLPTLSYTHLQPAQPTTVGRRAILWAYDLFLDLEELDILLKNIKTRGVKGTTGTQASYLELFEGDDAKVKLLDDLVSKKLGFKESFWITGQTYSRKYDYVILSKLALIGASASKFANDIRYLQSIGELEEPFGKKQIGSSAMPYKRNPILSERINSLARYLVMLPSVAINNHLTQFLERTLDDSANRRIIIPEAFLSVDAILVLYQKIVKGLNVNEDVIINRMKEKLPFYAVENILMRGVKEGGDRQELHKIIRDTSMRVVEEGRKGNYLNLLDELQKENIPQSIKSSMKIMEDFISFVGRSIKQVEEVSERMLEYIRHSEI from the coding sequence ATGCCTTTTGTTCATCCTTTAGCAGATAGATATGCTTCAGAAGAGATGATTGATATCTTTTCAGAGGAGACTAAGTACAGAACTTGGCGTAAGTTTTGGATAATATTGGCAGAGACGCAAAAGGAATTAGGGTTACCTATAACCGATGAGCAGATAAGTGAAATGAAAAGATTTGAAAACGATGTTGATATTAGTAGAGCTAAGGAAATAGAAAAAGATCTCAATCATGATGTTATGTCTCATATTGAAGCATATGGGGAGCAAGCAAAAAAAGCGAAACCTATAATACATCTTGGTGCTACAAGCTCTGAGGTTACGGATAATTCGGAAATGTACATAATACTTAAGGCATTAAAGATTGTAAGGTCTAAGGTTGTAAGTGTGATAAAATCACTTATTGATTTTGGTAATAAATATAAATCTTTGCCGACACTTTCGTACACACATCTTCAACCAGCGCAACCAACTACTGTTGGTAGAAGAGCTATACTTTGGGCTTATGATTTATTTCTTGATCTTGAGGAACTTGATATTTTACTAAAGAATATTAAGACTAGGGGGGTGAAGGGTACTACAGGAACGCAGGCAAGTTATCTTGAGTTATTTGAAGGGGATGATGCAAAGGTAAAATTGCTCGATGATTTGGTTTCTAAAAAACTAGGTTTTAAAGAAAGTTTTTGGATTACTGGCCAAACATATTCTAGAAAGTACGACTATGTTATACTATCTAAATTAGCTTTGATAGGTGCTTCTGCTTCGAAATTTGCTAATGATATTCGTTATCTTCAAAGTATAGGTGAGCTTGAAGAACCTTTTGGTAAAAAACAGATAGGATCTTCCGCTATGCCTTATAAGAGAAATCCGATATTGAGTGAGAGAATAAATTCTCTTGCTAGATATTTGGTTATGTTACCCAGTGTTGCTATAAATAATCATTTGACTCAATTTCTCGAGAGAACGCTAGATGATTCTGCTAATAGGCGAATAATAATACCGGAAGCATTCTTATCAGTAGATGCTATACTTGTTTTGTATCAAAAAATAGTCAAAGGTTTGAATGTTAACGAAGATGTTATAATAAACAGAATGAAAGAAAAGCTACCTTTTTATGCTGTTGAAAATATACTTATGAGAGGAGTTAAGGAAGGTGGTGACAGACAAGAGTTACATAAGATAATAAGAGATACATCTATGAGAGTAGTTGAAGAAGGAAGAAAAGGTAATTATCTGAACTTACTTGATGAACTACAGAAGGAGAATATTCCTCAGAGTATTAAAAGTAGTATGAAGATAATGGAAGATTTTATATCTTTCGTCGGAAGATCTATAAAACAAGTGGAAGAAGTGTCTGAAAGAATGCTAGAGTATATAAGACACTCTGAAATTTAA